A region of Coleofasciculus chthonoplastes PCC 7420 DNA encodes the following proteins:
- a CDS encoding calcium-binding protein, whose protein sequence is MAVQFATIIADTTGGNNYYDSDFYGISFDQGLPDSYIQSVTLDLRAGSDTNAFFDFPGGNSPFGPVLSTLNGLNASDVTFTPNTGISPTLTLNFAPNSFGVGDSLRFGADTDWLSGGFGISSESGGAFGAQDVSFTVTLQDGTSFLSTFDTVSSTQSIAEISTHESIVGTSGNDQLNGTSANEFIQGLGGDDTINSNGGEDVLFGNAGNDTIAGSHESDYIDGGAGNDLLYGNGGGDTIFGRGGDDGLYGSSATDYLNGGNGDDTLYGNGGRDTLIGGRGDDLIYGGSCPDYILGGEGDDIIYANGANNGADYIDSGVGQDTIWLGHGDADVVLSEGVGFDVINNFQLGQTSLIVSDVSALSFADGANGAEIYQGSDLLATVSWQSASTFANNTNDIFVAVAA, encoded by the coding sequence ATGGCTGTACAATTTGCAACAATTATCGCTGATACAACGGGTGGTAATAATTACTACGATTCCGATTTCTATGGTATTTCCTTTGATCAGGGTCTTCCAGACAGTTATATTCAATCAGTGACTCTAGATCTACGAGCAGGAAGCGATACAAATGCCTTTTTTGATTTTCCTGGTGGCAATTCCCCCTTTGGTCCTGTTTTAAGTACTCTCAACGGTTTAAATGCCAGCGACGTTACCTTCACTCCTAATACTGGAATATCACCCACACTAACTCTTAACTTTGCACCCAACTCTTTTGGTGTCGGTGATTCATTACGCTTTGGAGCAGACACAGACTGGCTTTCGGGTGGTTTCGGTATTTCATCAGAAAGTGGTGGTGCTTTTGGAGCGCAGGATGTTTCCTTTACTGTTACCTTGCAAGACGGCACGTCTTTCCTCTCCACCTTTGATACTGTTAGTTCTACTCAGTCTATAGCTGAAATCAGCACCCATGAATCAATTGTGGGAACTTCAGGAAATGATCAACTCAACGGTACATCGGCTAACGAGTTCATCCAAGGTTTAGGTGGCGATGATACGATAAATAGCAACGGCGGCGAAGATGTTCTCTTTGGTAACGCAGGTAACGATACAATTGCCGGAAGCCACGAGAGTGATTATATTGATGGCGGCGCTGGTAACGACCTTCTCTACGGTAACGGCGGCGGCGATACCATTTTCGGTCGCGGTGGCGATGACGGTTTATATGGTAGTTCTGCTACAGATTATCTCAACGGTGGTAATGGTGATGACACCCTTTACGGAAATGGCGGTCGAGACACCCTTATCGGTGGTCGTGGTGATGACTTAATCTACGGTGGTTCATGTCCTGATTATATTCTCGGTGGCGAGGGCGACGACATCATTTACGCCAATGGTGCCAACAATGGCGCTGACTACATTGATAGTGGTGTTGGTCAGGATACCATCTGGCTGGGTCACGGTGATGCCGATGTCGTCCTCTCAGAAGGAGTTGGATTCGATGTGATTAATAACTTCCAGCTTGGTCAGACCTCTCTAATCGTTAGTGATGTTAGTGCGTTGAGTTTCGCTGATGGTGCAAATGGTGCGGAAATCTATCAAGGCAGCGACCTATTAGCCACCGTGAGTTGGCAGTCTGCTAGCACATTTGCCAATAACACGAATGACATCTTTGTCGCTGTCGCTGCCTAG
- a CDS encoding PAS domain-containing hybrid sensor histidine kinase/response regulator has protein sequence MKNEENEANPLLDQVVALQQQVGELDDKVNHYEQQLAQERETRQTVETRLQKTEERLSLVLRATKDAIYECDLEQGIISWNAPYKELLGDRPESTAYSWEWWIEHLHPDDREEVVANFQETLAGTGDRWGAEYRYQKTDGSYAHILDRGYILRNQTGKAIRVIGTLFDATTQKQVEAELRQQEECLRLANERFQFAARAVNALIYDWQITRNRVERTDGLTSILGYSLSEAEPTLNWWRDRIHPDDGERIDQETATALSQGDSYRVEYRVLHKSNHYIHILDQGLVVTRDDQGHPIRVIGSTIDISDRKATEATLKQRETDLRLITDAVPALIAYVDSDCRYRFVNRAFTTWFGHSAENLIGQSVADFVGAEVYEYMSRDIEAALAGEPINVEMWMPFKDGGSRYVRRQYIPDIDPQGHVKGFYAFINDITDLKQIEAALRDREQRFSTLFNGMEDWVLVYPLTADNQPGQLIEVNEPACKRLGYTRQELLTLSVADILDIPLADLQVSFQKLLQEKRVVVESVHRTKAGQQIPVEVSSTLFMLDGLPTVQSICRDITERKQAELALRKSETVLNAFIASSPIGIAFFDHDLRYLYANEALATMNGVPLSQHLGRTLWEVVPQMAPEFAPMLDQILQTRQPRLNFEFSGEVQPGIYCHALANHFPVCLPDGELLGVGVTIMEISELKRVEGALRLSEAFAHARVQELETLMEITPAALWIAHDPDCHQMTANRTAYNLMRMPLGSVTTATPVDGSYPLPFKQYKNGQEYIPEDLPMQRAARTGQEVIDEIEFVFEDGTVRFIYGKAVPLYHDSGEVRGVIGAFVDITERKQAEREHEQLLARERAAREEAESANRIKDEFLAILSHELRSPLNPILGWTKLLRTRQFDPAATDKALATIERNATIQIQLVDDLLDVARILRGKVVLTRHRVDLAIAIKAAIETVQLAAEAKSIQIQPHFIGKVGLVEGDSGRLQQVVWNLLSNAVKFTPSGGQVEVTLATVDEFAQITVKDTGIGISADILPHIFDYFRQADSSMTRQFGGLGLGLAIARHLVDLHGGIIQADSPGEGQGATFTVRLALLPDKKQRIRLNTHDCQGTSNTTPLKGIRVLVVDDEVDTRELLRIILQQAGAEVITMASAQEVLSQFNQLTIDILVSDIGMPQMNGYLLLQQIRGMSLPQANVAAIALTAYAGKSNQQKALAAGFQQHLAKPIDPNDLIKAIARLVEQRNK, from the coding sequence ATGAAAAATGAAGAAAATGAAGCCAACCCCCTTCTTGATCAAGTTGTGGCATTACAACAACAAGTGGGCGAGTTGGATGACAAGGTTAATCATTATGAACAGCAACTGGCGCAGGAAAGAGAAACGCGCCAGACAGTAGAAACCCGCTTACAGAAAACGGAGGAACGCCTGTCTTTGGTGCTGCGGGCGACAAAAGATGCCATTTATGAGTGTGACTTAGAACAAGGTATCATTAGCTGGAACGCACCCTACAAGGAACTCCTAGGCGATCGCCCGGAGTCAACGGCATATTCCTGGGAATGGTGGATTGAACACCTGCATCCCGACGATCGCGAAGAGGTTGTTGCCAACTTCCAGGAGACACTCGCGGGTACAGGCGATCGCTGGGGGGCGGAATATCGGTATCAAAAGACAGATGGTAGCTACGCCCATATTTTAGATCGCGGCTATATTCTGCGGAATCAAACCGGGAAAGCTATTCGGGTAATCGGCACATTATTCGACGCCACCACCCAAAAACAGGTTGAAGCCGAATTACGCCAGCAGGAAGAATGCCTACGTCTTGCCAACGAACGATTCCAATTCGCTGCCCGGGCAGTCAATGCGCTAATTTATGATTGGCAGATTACCAGGAATCGCGTAGAACGAACCGATGGACTCACCAGCATTTTAGGCTATTCCCTCAGCGAAGCCGAACCCACTCTCAACTGGTGGCGCGATCGCATTCATCCTGATGATGGGGAACGAATAGATCAGGAGACAGCAACGGCGTTGAGTCAGGGGGATTCCTATCGCGTCGAATATCGGGTTCTGCACAAAAGCAACCACTATATTCATATCTTGGATCAAGGACTGGTGGTGACGCGAGATGATCAAGGACATCCCATTCGTGTGATTGGTAGCACCATCGATATTAGCGATCGCAAAGCCACCGAAGCCACTCTAAAACAACGGGAAACCGATTTGCGCTTAATTACAGATGCGGTTCCGGCGCTAATTGCTTATGTTGACTCCGATTGCCGTTACCGCTTCGTCAATCGCGCCTTTACCACTTGGTTTGGACATTCAGCCGAAAATCTAATTGGTCAATCGGTGGCAGATTTTGTGGGGGCAGAAGTCTATGAATACATGAGTCGGGATATTGAAGCTGCCTTAGCGGGTGAACCGATCAACGTAGAAATGTGGATGCCGTTTAAAGATGGAGGATCACGCTACGTTCGTCGCCAGTATATCCCAGATATTGATCCGCAAGGTCATGTCAAAGGCTTCTATGCCTTCATTAACGATATTACCGATCTCAAACAAATAGAAGCCGCCTTACGGGATAGAGAACAGCGCTTTAGCACCTTATTTAATGGCATGGAAGATTGGGTACTCGTTTATCCCCTCACTGCCGACAATCAACCGGGACAATTAATTGAGGTGAATGAACCAGCCTGTAAACGGTTAGGCTATACCCGCCAAGAACTCCTCACCTTATCGGTTGCGGATATTTTGGACATCCCCTTAGCCGATCTTCAAGTCAGTTTCCAGAAATTGTTGCAGGAGAAACGAGTGGTTGTCGAATCAGTACATCGTACCAAAGCGGGTCAACAAATTCCCGTTGAAGTGAGTTCCACCCTATTTATGCTGGATGGTTTGCCCACCGTTCAATCCATCTGTCGAGACATTACTGAACGTAAACAAGCCGAGTTAGCACTACGCAAAAGTGAAACGGTTCTCAATGCCTTTATTGCCAGTTCCCCCATTGGCATAGCATTTTTTGACCATGACTTACGCTATCTTTATGCCAATGAAGCCTTAGCCACGATGAATGGCGTCCCCCTCAGTCAACATTTAGGTCGTACTCTCTGGGAGGTTGTGCCACAGATGGCACCTGAATTTGCCCCCATGCTGGATCAGATTTTACAGACTCGGCAACCGAGGCTGAACTTTGAGTTTAGTGGTGAAGTTCAACCGGGTATTTATTGCCATGCTTTAGCCAATCACTTCCCGGTTTGCTTACCCGATGGTGAACTATTGGGAGTGGGTGTCACCATCATGGAAATTTCTGAACTCAAGCGGGTAGAAGGCGCTTTACGCCTGAGTGAAGCCTTTGCCCACGCCAGAGTGCAAGAGTTAGAAACCTTAATGGAAATTACCCCAGCGGCGCTTTGGATTGCCCATGATCCTGACTGTCATCAGATGACGGCTAACCGGACGGCGTATAATTTAATGCGGATGCCACTAGGTTCAGTGACAACTGCAACTCCTGTTGATGGTTCCTATCCCCTGCCCTTTAAACAATACAAAAACGGACAAGAATATATCCCCGAAGACTTACCGATGCAGCGTGCAGCCAGAACCGGACAAGAGGTGATTGATGAAATAGAATTTGTCTTTGAGGATGGCACAGTGCGCTTCATCTATGGCAAAGCCGTTCCCCTGTACCACGACTCTGGTGAGGTGCGCGGCGTGATTGGCGCATTTGTGGATATCACCGAACGCAAACAGGCAGAACGGGAGCATGAACAACTTTTAGCACGAGAACGCGCCGCCCGTGAAGAGGCAGAATCCGCCAACCGGATTAAAGATGAATTTCTGGCGATTTTGTCTCATGAGTTGCGTTCTCCCCTGAATCCCATCCTAGGATGGACAAAGTTACTCCGCACTCGTCAGTTCGATCCAGCCGCAACAGATAAGGCATTGGCAACTATTGAACGCAATGCCACGATTCAAATTCAGTTAGTGGATGACTTACTTGATGTTGCCCGAATTCTGCGCGGAAAAGTTGTCTTAACTCGTCACCGAGTTGATTTAGCGATCGCGATTAAAGCGGCGATTGAGACAGTGCAGTTGGCAGCAGAGGCGAAATCGATTCAAATTCAGCCTCATTTTATCGGTAAGGTGGGTTTGGTTGAGGGTGATTCCGGGCGATTACAACAAGTGGTGTGGAATTTACTCTCTAATGCGGTTAAGTTTACTCCATCCGGGGGACAGGTTGAGGTGACATTAGCAACGGTGGATGAGTTTGCCCAGATTACGGTAAAAGATACAGGTATCGGAATCTCTGCCGATATTCTTCCTCATATTTTCGACTATTTCCGTCAGGCGGACAGTTCCATGACTCGCCAATTTGGGGGATTAGGATTAGGACTCGCGATCGCGCGTCATCTTGTGGATTTACATGGTGGCATAATCCAGGCAGATAGCCCAGGGGAAGGACAGGGGGCAACGTTTACTGTCAGATTAGCCCTACTCCCGGATAAAAAGCAACGAATCAGACTTAACACCCATGATTGTCAGGGAACGTCCAATACCACTCCCCTGAAGGGGATACGAGTTCTGGTTGTCGATGATGAGGTAGACACACGAGAACTCCTCAGGATCATTTTGCAACAAGCTGGAGCAGAAGTGATCACAATGGCATCAGCCCAGGAGGTGTTATCACAATTTAACCAGTTAACTATTGATATCCTGGTGAGTGACATTGGCATGCCCCAAATGAATGGGTATCTTTTATTGCAACAGATTCGGGGCATGTCCTTACCCCAAGCGAATGTAGCTGCGATCGCATTAACAGCGTATGCAGGGAAATCCAATCAGCAAAAAGCCCTAGCCGCCGGATTTCAGCAGCATCTGGCAAAGCCTATTGACCCCAATGATTTGATCAAAGCGATCGCCCGGTTAGTTGAACAGAGAAATAAATGA
- a CDS encoding class I SAM-dependent methyltransferase: MYDSDYFNWQKNIGAFGGVANLFKFKDYIQQADSVLDFGCGGGYLLKNIDCTQKLGVEINDVARAQANENGIKTYKYLEDVPDGFATVVISNHALEHVECPFNILKSLLNKMHPDGKAIFVVPHQRADEAYHDNDINQHLYTWNPLTLGNLFKAAGYVNICVDVIRHKWPYRYREIYSILGQKGFDTICQVYALYKRNYQIRVFAERPK; the protein is encoded by the coding sequence ATGTATGATTCAGATTATTTCAATTGGCAAAAAAATATTGGTGCATTTGGTGGAGTAGCTAATTTATTTAAATTCAAAGATTATATTCAACAGGCTGACTCTGTACTTGACTTTGGTTGTGGTGGGGGCTACTTGTTAAAAAATATCGATTGCACTCAAAAACTTGGCGTTGAAATCAATGACGTAGCTCGTGCACAAGCTAACGAAAATGGTATCAAAACTTATAAGTATCTGGAAGATGTCCCTGATGGATTTGCGACGGTCGTGATCTCTAACCACGCTTTAGAACACGTCGAATGTCCTTTTAACATACTGAAATCCCTTCTTAATAAAATGCATCCGGATGGGAAAGCTATATTTGTTGTCCCACATCAGAGAGCAGATGAAGCCTATCATGACAATGATATTAATCAGCATCTTTACACTTGGAATCCTCTCACACTGGGTAACTTGTTCAAAGCAGCTGGTTATGTAAATATCTGTGTTGATGTGATTCGGCATAAATGGCCATATCGATACAGAGAGATTTACTCGATATTAGGACAAAAAGGATTTGACACTATTTGCCAAGTGTATGCTCTCTATAAGCGTAACTATCAAATACGTGTTTTTGCTGAGCGTCCAAAGTAA
- a CDS encoding CO2 hydration protein — translation MVQTPTKPATKLPPSQHELADIVHRLEAGGAMVPDTPENLMQIIGIWKAYAVPMDFYWRDLLYIGERVFLNPFPFFKYFLPKEYLDLHNHYAGDDADLRIWRGQATAHPELVEFIETGETQKMPKLLHHLWHDRINMEFAEACMRAMLWHRNMYAPVNQFDPYLDTQEYKDNANRAIEAYFKGNPVMLGWHKLFPEMFIEQCRQASYYSLLGLFWEVMAPVFFEVSDLYDEGKITSVPEAMNFLVNGIFAIAGRPIYHHVYVKGECYEVIPKSKGFTWLYEAALPYVEAVFYRTAPFRGTKSYNAQAGEVPTDQKDFHYGVLYADKFPVGSAGVPPTLLMQDMLHFLPPYLRDFYEKRCRRESDILNQIGVTFQRSMYCVTSAVFQALRTALLYPLDDPNPKHLQANRAFFEAQLDRFCRPEYGIREAARLGYIQTADYR, via the coding sequence ATGGTACAAACTCCAACAAAACCAGCAACGAAATTACCCCCGTCTCAGCATGAATTGGCGGATATTGTTCACCGCTTGGAAGCTGGGGGGGCGATGGTTCCCGATACGCCAGAAAATTTGATGCAAATTATTGGCATCTGGAAGGCGTATGCGGTGCCAATGGATTTCTATTGGCGGGATTTGCTTTATATTGGCGAACGAGTCTTTTTGAATCCGTTTCCCTTCTTTAAATATTTCCTGCCCAAAGAATATTTAGACCTCCATAATCATTATGCGGGGGATGATGCCGATTTACGGATTTGGCGCGGTCAAGCAACGGCGCATCCGGAACTTGTGGAATTTATTGAGACAGGGGAAACCCAGAAAATGCCCAAGTTATTGCATCACTTGTGGCATGACCGGATTAATATGGAGTTTGCTGAAGCTTGTATGCGGGCAATGCTTTGGCATCGGAATATGTACGCCCCAGTGAATCAGTTTGATCCTTATCTGGATACCCAGGAGTATAAGGACAATGCGAATCGGGCAATTGAGGCGTACTTTAAGGGAAATCCTGTGATGCTGGGATGGCATAAGCTGTTCCCAGAAATGTTTATCGAACAATGTCGTCAGGCGTCCTATTATAGTCTTTTGGGGCTATTCTGGGAAGTGATGGCACCGGTGTTCTTTGAGGTGTCTGATCTCTACGATGAAGGAAAAATCACCTCTGTCCCCGAAGCGATGAACTTTTTGGTGAATGGGATATTCGCGATCGCGGGTCGTCCGATCTATCATCATGTGTATGTCAAAGGGGAATGCTATGAGGTGATTCCCAAGTCCAAGGGGTTTACCTGGCTGTATGAGGCGGCGCTTCCTTATGTAGAGGCGGTATTTTATCGCACGGCACCGTTTAGGGGTACGAAGTCCTATAATGCCCAAGCAGGGGAAGTACCGACTGATCAGAAAGACTTCCATTATGGGGTTCTTTATGCCGATAAATTCCCCGTGGGTTCGGCGGGAGTTCCACCCACCTTACTGATGCAGGATATGTTACATTTCTTACCGCCTTATCTGCGAGACTTCTATGAAAAGCGCTGTCGCCGTGAAAGTGATATCCTGAATCAGATTGGTGTTACCTTTCAGCGATCGATGTATTGTGTGACATCGGCGGTATTTCAGGCGTTGCGAACAGCACTGCTGTATCCCTTAGATGACCCGAATCCGAAGCATTTACAGGCAAATCGGGCATTTTTTGAAGCGCAATTAGACCGATTCTGTCGCCCGGAGTATGGAATCCGGGAGGCGGCGCGGTTAGGGTATATTCAGACTGCCGATTATCGGTAA
- a CDS encoding NADH-quinone oxidoreductase subunit M: protein MLSTLIGLPVVGAIIVGFLPGEVAKTRLRAIALAVATAIVLVTLWLATQFDITYSGCQFQEELTWIPQLGLSYKLGADGLSFPLLALGSLLNWVVIFSSRVDVERLRLKYALILLVNAGVTGAFLAQNLLLFVLFYELVLIPLYLLIAIWGGSKREYAAMKFLIYTAVSGILILAAFLGITWLSNSTSFNYEAIQTQGLSLTTQLVLLTILLVGFGIKIPLVPLHTWLPDAYVEASPVVAILLGGVVAKMGTYGLVRYGLQLFPEAWSLVAPGLSIVGVVSVLYGALSAIAQKDIKRMVAYSSIGHMGYIVVAAAALTPLSLLGCVIQMVSHGMILAILFYLVGVVETKVGTRELDVLNGLMNPTRGLPLVSALLILGGMASAGIPGLVGFVAEFLVFQGSYVVFPWQTILCIFASGLTAVYFVILLNRTCFGKLDNRKAYYPKVLWNEKAPAIILAVIIFFLGIQPTWLVRWTETTTNAIVSAVPTQVDQKVAMADSSLVIRH, encoded by the coding sequence ATGCTGAGTACGCTGATTGGGTTACCTGTTGTTGGTGCGATTATAGTTGGATTTCTGCCGGGAGAAGTGGCAAAAACTCGACTCCGGGCGATTGCTTTGGCGGTGGCGACGGCGATTGTTTTGGTGACGTTGTGGCTAGCCACGCAGTTTGATATCACCTATTCCGGTTGTCAGTTTCAAGAGGAGTTGACCTGGATTCCGCAATTGGGATTATCCTACAAGTTAGGGGCGGATGGTTTATCGTTTCCGTTGCTGGCGTTGGGGAGTTTGTTGAATTGGGTGGTTATTTTTAGTAGCCGCGTTGATGTGGAACGGCTGCGCCTTAAATATGCCCTGATTTTGTTGGTGAATGCAGGGGTTACTGGGGCGTTTCTGGCACAGAATTTGTTGCTGTTTGTCCTGTTCTATGAATTGGTGTTGATTCCCTTGTATTTGTTAATCGCCATTTGGGGGGGAAGCAAGCGGGAATATGCGGCGATGAAGTTTCTCATCTATACTGCGGTTTCCGGGATTCTGATTCTGGCGGCATTTTTGGGGATTACATGGCTGAGTAATTCCACTAGCTTTAATTATGAGGCGATTCAAACTCAAGGGTTATCGTTAACCACTCAGTTGGTTCTGCTAACCATTTTATTGGTAGGATTTGGGATTAAAATTCCCCTGGTTCCCTTACATACCTGGTTACCCGATGCTTATGTGGAAGCGTCACCTGTGGTGGCGATTCTGTTAGGGGGTGTGGTGGCGAAGATGGGAACTTATGGGTTGGTACGCTATGGGTTACAATTGTTTCCCGAAGCCTGGTCATTGGTAGCGCCGGGATTATCAATTGTTGGCGTGGTGAGTGTATTGTATGGTGCATTGAGTGCGATCGCCCAAAAAGATATTAAACGAATGGTGGCGTATAGTTCCATTGGTCACATGGGGTATATCGTTGTCGCCGCCGCTGCGTTAACGCCGTTGAGTCTTTTGGGGTGTGTGATTCAGATGGTGAGTCATGGGATGATTCTGGCGATTCTGTTTTATTTAGTTGGGGTGGTGGAAACTAAGGTGGGAACTCGCGAGTTGGATGTTTTGAATGGGTTAATGAATCCAACGCGGGGTTTACCCTTGGTGAGTGCGTTACTGATTTTAGGCGGAATGGCAAGTGCGGGGATTCCCGGTTTAGTCGGATTTGTGGCAGAGTTTCTGGTGTTTCAAGGAAGTTATGTGGTGTTTCCTTGGCAAACCATTTTATGTATTTTTGCGTCCGGGTTGACGGCGGTTTATTTTGTGATTCTGCTGAATCGCACTTGTTTTGGCAAACTGGATAATCGTAAGGCTTACTATCCGAAAGTTCTCTGGAATGAAAAGGCACCTGCGATTATTTTGGCGGTGATTATTTTCTTCCTGGGAATTCAACCAACTTGGTTGGTTCGGTGGACAGAAACGACGACGAATGCGATTGTTTCTGCGGTGCCGACTCAGGTTGATCAGAAGGTGGCGATGGCGGATTCGTCATTAGTTATTCGTCATTAG
- a CDS encoding NAD(P)H-quinone oxidoreductase subunit F: MTQFFLDSAWLIPCYALLGAILAVPWSPAIINRTGPRPAGYINMLMTFIAFLHGLLALLAIWNQPAQSVVIPWLQVVDLDLSIPVEMSAVTIGATMVITGLNFLAQIHAIGYLETDWGWARFYSLLALFEAGMCALVLCNSLFFSYIILEILTLGTYLLVGFWFNQSLVVTGARDAFLTKRVGDLVLLMGVIGIYPLSKTWNFSELADWASTVNLDPKVAALVGLALLAGPMGKCAQVPLHLWLDEAMEGPVPSTILRNAVVVCTGAWVLIKLQPVIAISPVAVSAVILIGAVTAVGGTMVAIAQIDIKRTLSYLVSAYLGLVFIAVGTGQIQTALLLLLTYAAAMGLLVMSTGTVIWNSITQDVTQLGGLWAKRPACGLSYLVGAAGLIAVPPLGGFWAFLQLGDSLFTSHPKLFALVLVVNALAAFSLLRVFGLVFGGQAKQMAQRSPEAHWPMVFPMILLMGFTLHVPLLLATWNLLPEWVSVNPTVAASLMLSSAIGGGAAVYLYLSSQVEKPIRFGSKDLQDFFAYDLYTQKLYRGTVVFLVDLISRTISWVDRYIVDGLANLVAFMTMFSGQSLKYNVSGQTQFYALTILLGVALFGFLLSLPILSRLSLIIGS, encoded by the coding sequence ATGACTCAGTTTTTCCTTGACTCTGCCTGGTTAATACCTTGCTATGCCCTATTAGGTGCAATTTTAGCCGTCCCTTGGTCTCCGGCAATTATAAATCGTACCGGACCGAGACCCGCAGGCTATATTAATATGTTGATGACCTTCATCGCTTTTTTGCATGGGTTGTTGGCATTACTCGCCATCTGGAATCAACCGGCTCAATCGGTGGTGATTCCCTGGCTACAGGTGGTTGATTTGGATTTATCCATTCCCGTAGAAATGTCGGCGGTTACGATTGGGGCGACGATGGTGATCACTGGGTTGAATTTCCTCGCCCAAATCCATGCTATTGGTTACCTAGAAACCGATTGGGGATGGGCGCGTTTCTATTCGTTGCTGGCATTGTTTGAAGCGGGAATGTGCGCCCTTGTTCTGTGTAATTCCTTGTTTTTCAGCTATATTATCCTGGAAATTCTCACGCTGGGAACCTATCTTTTGGTTGGATTTTGGTTTAATCAATCCTTGGTGGTAACCGGGGCGAGAGATGCATTTCTAACCAAACGGGTGGGCGATTTAGTCCTATTAATGGGGGTCATTGGTATCTATCCCCTATCCAAAACCTGGAATTTTTCGGAATTGGCAGACTGGGCAAGTACGGTTAATCTTGATCCGAAAGTCGCTGCATTGGTTGGTTTAGCATTACTGGCTGGTCCGATGGGTAAATGCGCTCAAGTTCCCCTGCATTTATGGTTAGATGAAGCCATGGAAGGACCGGTTCCTAGCACCATTTTACGGAATGCGGTGGTGGTCTGTACGGGGGCGTGGGTGTTGATTAAATTGCAACCTGTTATCGCCATATCTCCGGTTGCGGTATCCGCTGTCATTTTAATTGGTGCGGTAACCGCCGTGGGTGGTACGATGGTCGCGATCGCCCAAATTGATATTAAGCGTACTCTGTCCTATCTGGTCAGCGCTTATTTGGGATTGGTGTTTATTGCGGTGGGTACAGGACAAATCCAAACCGCCCTGTTGTTATTGTTGACCTACGCCGCCGCCATGGGGTTATTGGTGATGAGTACGGGGACGGTTATTTGGAACAGTATTACTCAGGATGTGACGCAATTGGGTGGGTTATGGGCGAAGCGCCCTGCTTGTGGCTTGTCTTACTTGGTGGGGGCGGCTGGATTGATTGCGGTTCCTCCTCTGGGCGGATTTTGGGCGTTTTTACAGTTGGGGGATTCTCTGTTTACCAGTCACCCGAAATTATTTGCCCTGGTGTTAGTGGTGAATGCGTTAGCGGCGTTTAGCCTCTTGCGTGTTTTCGGGTTAGTCTTCGGTGGACAAGCTAAACAAATGGCACAGCGATCGCCTGAAGCTCATTGGCCCATGGTCTTCCCTATGATACTGCTGATGGGGTTTACCTTGCACGTTCCTTTACTGTTAGCCACCTGGAATCTGTTACCAGAATGGGTAAGCGTGAATCCGACGGTGGCGGCTTCGCTGATGTTATCGAGTGCGATTGGTGGCGGTGCAGCCGTGTATCTGTATCTGAGTAGCCAGGTGGAAAAGCCGATTCGATTTGGTTCAAAGGACCTGCAAGACTTTTTTGCCTACGATTTATATACCCAAAAGTTATATCGGGGAACCGTAGTGTTTCTGGTGGATTTGATATCGAGAACCATTTCTTGGGTTGACCGCTATATCGTGGATGGTTTGGCTAATTTAGTCGCCTTTATGACGATGTTTAGTGGGCAAAGCTTGAAGTATAATGTTTCAGGTCAAACCCAGTTTTATGCGTTGACGATTTTGTTAGGAGTCGCATTGTTTGGCTTTCTATTAAGTTTGCCAATCCTATCGCGCCTCTCCCTAATTATTGGTTCGTAG